A stretch of DNA from Pseudonocardia hierapolitana:
CCGTGTACCGGCTCGTGCACGGCGGGGAGCTGCCCGCCGCGCGCGTCGGACGCTCGTTCCGCGTTCCGAAGAGTGCGGTGGAGGAGTACCTCCGCAGCGCCTACTTCGACGCCGGCTGAGCCGGTCGTCGGCTGCCGTCGTACCCCCGGGGGCGCTCCCGGCCCGAGAACCCCCGGTAGAGTGGGCCCCCGGTCATCGCCCGGCCGCGCACGCCCGTCGCGCTGCATGCGGCCGGCCGCACCTCCACCGCACGAAAGTGGCCCGCCCCGGGCCGCGTCCCGACAGGAAGGGCCGCCACGTATGGGCTCCGTCATCAAGAAGCGCCGCAAGCGGATGTCGAAGAAGAAGCACCGCAAGCTCCTCCGCAGGACCCGCGTGCAGCGGCGCAAGCTCGGCAAGTGAACGATCCCGGGCGCGGCCCCAGGTCGCGCCCGGGATTGCGTTTACCTGCGGTGCGTCCGCTCACTACCGCGAAGTCGTAGCCACGCTCCGGCCGGGGGCGGTCTACCATCGGTCACTCGCCGCATCCGTTGCGTTCCTGGGGTAGGGCCGTGCCGCCATCCGTCGTGCTCGTCACCGGGGTCAGTCGGTTCCTCGGTGGTCATCTCGCTGCCCGACTCGCGCAGAACCCGGACATCGACCGGGTGCTCGGGGTGGACACCGTGCCGCCCCCGCGCGACCTTCTCCGCCGGATGGGGCGCGCCGAGTTCGTTCGCGCCGACATCCGCAACCCGCTGATCTCGAAGGTCATCTCCACCGCGTCGGTCGACACCGTCGTCCACGCCTCGCTCTCGGCCAACCCGGGCTCGTCCGGCGGCCGGGTGGCGATGAAGGAGATGAACGTCATCGGCACGATGCAGCTGCTCGCGGCGTGCCAGAAGGCGCCCTCGGTGCGGCGCATGGTGCTCAAGTCCACCACTGCCGTGTACGGGTCCAGCCCGCGCGACCCGGCCCTGTTCGACGAGACCATGACGCCGAAGGACCTGCCGTCCGGCGGGTACGCCAAGGATGCCGTCGAGATCGAGGGCTACCTGCGCGGGTTCGCCCGCAGGCGTCCCGACGTGTCGGTCACCACGCTGCGGTTCTCGAACTTCATCGGTCCGCGCATCGACACGGTGTTCACCCGGTACTTCGCGCTGCCGGCCGTGCCGATCGTGCTCGGGTACGACGCGCGCGTCCAGCTGCTGCACGAGGAGGACGGGCTCGCGGTTCTCGAGCGCGCGGCGAGCGAGGACATCCCGGGCGTCTTCAACGTCGCCGCGGACGGGGTGCTGCTGCTCTCGCAGGCCATCCGCCGGGCGGGCCGCGTGCCGATCCCCGTCCCGAGCCCGATCGTGGGCCCGGTGGGCAGGCTGTTCCGCGGTGCCCGGCTGGTCGACTTCTCCCCGGAGCAGATGCGGCTGCTCAACTTCGGCCGTGTGGTGGACAACCGCCGGCTGCGCCGGCAGTTCGGCTTCACGCCGCGGTGGACCACCGTGCAGGCCTTCGACGACTACGTCCGCGGGCGCGGCCTGCGCCCCGTTGTGGACCCGGAGCGGTTCGCCACGCTGGAGCAGGGCGTGCTCGCCGCCGCGCGGGTGCTGCGATGACCGTGCTGCGATGAGAGACCAGGATGAGGATGCCGCGATGAGGATGCCGCGATGACGCCCCGCCGCCGCGCCGTGCACAGCCCTGCAGGCCCTCGGGCCGAGGAGGAGCGAGCCGTCATGTCCGAAGCCCGGGTGATCCCGCTGCGCGCCGACGATCGCCGGAGGACATGGAGTGACGCCGACGAGGTGCCGCCCGTCACCGAGTCCGAGGACGCCGGCCCGCCCCCGTGGGAGGAGGCCCTGGCCGAATCGCTCGCGTTCCTGCGCAGGCGGTTGGAGGGCGACTACGCCGTCGACGAGTTCGGGTTCGACGCCGACCTCACCGAGCACGTCATCCTGCCCGCGCTCCGGCCGCTGTACCGCAGCTGGTTCCGCGTGGAGACGATCGGCATGGACCACGTGCCGGACGTCGGGGGTGCGCTCGTGGTGGCCAACCACTCGGGCACGCTCCCGCTCGACTCCCTGATGACGGCCGTGGCCCTGCACGACGACCACCCCTCGCAACGGCACCTGCGGATGCTCGGTGCCGACCTGATGTTCCGATTGCCCGTGGTGGGCGCGCTGGCGCGCAAACAGGGCAGCACGCTCGCGTGCACGCCCGACGCGGAGCGGCTCATGTCGTCGGGCGAGCTCGTGGGCGTGTGGCCGGAGGGCTTCAAGGGGATCGGCAAGCCGTTCCGCGACCGGTACAAGCTGCAGCGGTTCGGGCGTGGCGGCTTCGTCTCGGCCGCGATGCGCTGCGGGGTGCCGATCATCCCGTGCGCGATCGTCGGGGCGGAGGAGATCTATCCGAAGATCGGCGACGTCAAGCCGCTCGCCCGGCTGTTCAACGCGCCGTACTTCCCGATCACGCCGTTGTTCCCGCTGTTCGGGCCGCTCGGGCTCGTGCCGCTGCCGTCGAAGTGGTACATCGAGTTCGGCGAGCCGATCCGCACCGACTCGATCGACCCCGCAGAGGCGGACGATCCGATGACCGTGTTCAACCTGACCGACCAGGTGCGCGAGACGATCCAGCACACGCTCTACCGGCTGCTCAGCCAGCGTCGGAGCGCGTTCTTCGGCTGACCGCCCGCCCTCAGGCGGGTTCAGTGGCGGAGATGCGATACCTGAGCACCTCGGCGTCGCGGATCTGCGCTGCCTGCCCGACGTCCGGGCCGCTGCCGCGGAAGGCGCGCAGCTGCTCGTCGGACTCCCAGCGCTCGTGAACGTTGATGCGCCCGGGATCGAGCAGGTCGGCGGAGAGGGCGAAGTCCAGGCAGCCGGGCGCGCTGCGGGCCTGCTCGACGACGGCGGCGCAGCCCTCCAGGTAGTCGGTGCGCGACGCGGGGTCGACGCGAAGCCAACCTGCGATGATCAACATCGGTCCTCCACGGGGAGACGGGGGTCGTCTGTACGACCACCCGCGCGCCGCGAACTCATCGCTTGCGTGCGGCCAGCCCTGCTGCGACGGCGCCCGCGATCGCACCCGCACCCAGGACCGAGGGCACGCCGATCTTGGCCGCCCTGCGGCCCGTGCGGAAGTCGCGGATCTGCCAGCCCCGCTCCTTCGCGATGTCGCGCAGCTCGGAGTCGGGGTTGACGGCCACCGCGGTGCCGACGGCGGAGAGCATGGGGACGTCGTTCACCGAGTCGGAGTAGGCCGTGCAGCGGCGCAGGTCCAGTCCTTCGGTGACGGCCAGCGCCCGCACGGCGTGGGCCTTCGCCGGGCCGTGCAGGATCTCACCGACCAGCCGGCCGGTGTAGAGCCCGTCGACGCTCTCGGCCACCGTGCCCAGCGCCCCGGTGAGCCCGAGCCTGCGGGCGATGATGAGCGCCAGCTCGACGGGCGTGGCGGTGACGAGCCAGACGCGCTGGCCCGCGTCCAGGTGCATCTGGGCGAGGGCACGGGTGCCGGCCCAGATCCGGTCGGCCATCAGCTCGTCGTAGATCTCCTCGCCGAGCGCGGTGATCTCCGCCACCGGACGCCCCGCGACGAACGAGAGCGCGGTGTCGCGGCCGGTGGTGGTGGAGTACGTGGTCTCCCGGCCGCCGATGCGGAACTTCAGCTGCTGCCACGCGAAGCCGATGAGGTCGGCCGTGGTGAAGAACTTCCGCGCGGCCAGCCCGCGAGCGAAGTGGAAGATCGAGGCGCCGACCATCATCGTGTTGTCGACGTCGAAGAACGCGGCGGCCGTGAGATCGGTGAGCGGGACGTCGGCCGGGCCGCTGTCGCCTGCGGCCACAGCGGCCGCCGCAGCGGCCTGACCGGCGCGTACCGCTGGATCGGTGGCAGTGGCGGAACCGACCACGCCCGGTGTCTCCGTGGCCCCGCTCAGCTCGCCCGGGCCGATGGGCGACAGCGGTTCGCGAGGTTCTTGTTCAACCACCTACGGGCCTCCGTGGGTATTCGTCGTCCCAGCCTACTGTTGCCGATCGGACGGACGAGTGCGGTTCGGTGACCAGTGGATTGCCGACCGTGACATCCCGCACAACGAGAAGGCCGCCGCGGGAGGGCGTCCCGCAGCGGCCTTCACGACGAAGCGACTCAGCCGATGGTGATCCCCGGCATCCCCGGCAGGAGCGGCGGCAGCGTGACCGGGGGCAGCAGCGGGAGCGGCACCGACACGTTGCCGTCACCCTCGTCATCCGAGTCCGACTCGGATGACGACTTGCCGTCCTCGTCCTCGCTCTCGGTGCCGGTCGTCTTCTCGTCCTCGCCCTTGTTCGTGTTCGGGGCGAGGTCGGGAAGCAGCTGCGGGTTCTCGCGATCGGTGCTCTTGTCGGAACCGCGCGACGGCTCGTCGGTCTTGCTCGTGTCCGACGAGTCCTCCTTGTCCGGGGTGGAGGTCGTGTCCTCGTCGGCGTTCCCGGTGTCCGGCTCGTCGGTGCTCTCGTCCGCCGTGCGCCGAGAGGTGTCCGCGTCGGTGCTCGCGGTCTGGCCGAGCAGCCGCTCGAGCAGTTCCTTCGACTCGTCGGCATCCGCCGCGGCGGGCAGCTCAGGCTCCAGCTCGGTGAGCCGCTCGGACTGCTCGGAGGCCCACTTGTGCAGATCCTCGGCCGCGGTGCCGCGCTGGTCCTGCTCGGCGGCGGAGAGCAACAGCTGGGACCCCTCGCTGGTGGCCGTGTCGAAGTCGTCCATCGCCGTGGTGAACACCTCGGGCGCCGGTGCGGTCTGCGAATTGCGGGCGAGCTGCTCCACCTCGGACAGCCGGGTCGCGGCGATCTCCAGGTGCCGGCGTGCCCGGCTGGCGTCGTCGAAGGCGAGGGCGAGTCCTGCCGACTCGGCGACCCGCTTGACCGGGTAGAGGGTGTCACCAGGCAGCGCGTCGCTGCTGACGAGCACCCCACCACTGGCGATCGCGAGCAGCGCCGCGGCAGCGGCCGCACCGACGAACACCACGCGGCCACGCAGTCCGGCCGGAGCAGGCCGCTTGGTGCGACCGAGGGTGTGCCGGGCGCGGCGAGCACGCCTGCTGTGGAGCGGGATCGGTTCGACCACGGTGCCCGAGTCCTCGTCGGAATCGGGTGTGGAGTCCGCGGTGACCGGCTCCATCAGCGTCGTCTCGGCCGCGGGGTCCACGTCCGGGCGCTCGACGAGCCGGCCGAGCGGCGCGGTGAGCTCCGCCTCCACCGCCGGTGGCGCAGCCGCGGGGCGGGGTGCCTGTCTCGGGCCGCCCTGCTCGGCGGCGAGCACTGCCATGAGGCGTTGCTTGGCCCGGGCCTTCGTCTCGGCGTCCGGCGCGAATGCCGTGCCCCGCGACCGCAGCATCGCCACGATCTCGAGTTCCCGCGCCAGATCGGCGTCGTCCGTGATGCCGAGGGGTGTCCCCGACTCCACGGCGGCGGCGAACCGCTCTGCGTCCTTGCCCTGTCCGGCGGGCATGTTGGCCGTCCTCACTGCATCCCTGCGCTGTCAGTACCCGTGCCGCGGGCGTGCGCGGCGCGGCGTTCAGCCCTACAACGAGCAGCGCGGCCAGTGGTTACGGCGCCAAGACCGTTCACCGCATTGAGTCGTTCATTCGCCGCACCTGTAACGCGACGGGCGGTCGATGCGATATCGCTGCGGATCATCGGAGACCCTCCGGGAGCAGCTGGGCGAGCCGTCGGACCGCTCGATGTTGAAGGGCCTTGACGGCGCCCTCGTTGCGGTCCATGATCTCGGCCGTTTCGGCCACGGACAGGCCTTGCAGGAATCGGAGCTGGATGCATTCCTGCTGGTCGGGGTTGAGTTTCCGGACACAGCGGAGCAGCTCGTCGTTGGTGGCGCCGTCCAGCACCGCCTGTTCCGGGCCACCCGTGCTCGGCGAGAGCTCGACGATCTCGCTCGTCGTCTGCTCCAGCCGGTACCGGCTCGACTTCACGTGGTCGAAGATCAGGTTCCGCGCGATGGTGACGAACCACGCACCGATGTCCCGGCCCTGGTAGCTGACCGACGAGATGCGGCGCAGGGCGCGGACGAAGGTCTCCTGCGTCAGGTCCTCGGCGAGGGTGCGGTCGCCGGTGCGGAAGAGCACGTAGCGGAAGACGACGTCGTAGTAGCGGTCGAACAGGTCGCCGAAGGCGACCATGTCGCCTTCCTGCGCCGCCTTCACCAGCGCCCATGCGCCGCCGGTCTCCTCGTGCGGCGCGGGCGTCGCGTCGTGCTGCCGGCCGGCCGCGTCGCCTGCGGGCGGCGCGGACTCGCCGGGGCTGTGCCGTCGGGGGAGGGGGAGCGGAGGGCGGGGGGCGCCCGTGCGGGCCGCCGGCCCGGGAGGACCTACGCGGGGAGCTGTGGTCGGGGGCATCTGTACCTCTTCACCCGCGGGGGGACGGGCGGTCTCGGTGGGGAGCAGCCGAGGCTGTCGCGCGGGACGGGTCATGGCTCCCGGCAGGCCCTGTGACCGGGTCGGTGGTCGGTGCGTCGTTGGTCAGGACGCCGTGCCGAGCGTCTGCGCAACGCACAGGCGTCCGTCGGGTCGGCCCGCGGTGCGCCGGCGGCGACAGGCTGCATGCCACTCCCTCGGGTGAGCTTCGCGACGATCTCGTGGGTCGGCCGTTGAGTTGGCTGTAGCGGCGGAGCATACGGGCGGCCAGATGTGGCGAAACACGCACCACCGTTCGCCGCGCCTGCGGTCCGGTGAGCGGCCGACTACGCGCGGTCAGTGTCACCGTTTTCCGCGTGTCGTGGAGGCGATGCCTTCGGGCAGGAGCGCCGAGCGCCCAGTTCCCAGCCGCCGCGCCGCCCGGTTCGTGTCAGACTCGCGGTCGAGGCCATCCGGCGCAGCGCCGACCCCTGGGAGAACCGTGGACAGCCCTACCGGCGGCCCGCAGGACGGGAACCCGCACCACCTGGCCGATCTGGTCGCTCGGGCGGCGCGCAGCACGCCCGACCTGGCCGCGATCGTCGACGTCACCAGCGACGTCACGCTCACGTGGGCGCAGTTCGACGCCGCCGTCAGCGCAGAGGCCACCCGCTTGCGGGCGGCGGGTGCCGGGGCGGGCGAACGCGTGCTGGTGCGGCTCGGCAACGGCGCGGCGTTCTGCGTGTCGGTGCTCGGTGCGCTCCGGGCGGGCGCGGTGTCCGTCCCGTTCGGGCCGGTCGCGGTGGCGCGGGAGCTCGAGATCGTGCTCGACGACTGCCGGCCGGCGGTCGTCGTGGCTGCGGAGGGTGACGAGGCGGCACAGCGTTGCGGCCCGCCGCGCGGGGCGACCCTGCTCCCGCCGCCCGATCTTCGCCCCGCCGCGGACCCCCCCGCGGTGGAGGCGGTCGGCGGCGGCGAGGACCTCGCCCTGCTGATCTACACGTCCGGCACGACGGGCCGCCCGCGCGGCGTGCAGCTCTCCCACCGGGCCGTGCTCGCCAACCGCGAGCAGACCGCCTCGCTGCGGCCCGCGCCCGTGCTCCCGGTCGACCGGGTGCTGCTGTCCATCCCGCTGTTCCACGTGTTCGGGCTCGCCGCCGGGCTCCTGCAGGCCTGCTGGGCGGGTGCCACGGTCGTGCTCACCGAGCGCTTCGACCCCGCCCACGTCGCCGAGGTGCTCGTCCGGGAACGCGTGAGCGGGATGGCGGGCGTGCCGTCGATGTTCCGGGCGCTGCTCGAGCTCCCGCCCGGCGACCTGCACGCGGCCACCGCGGGCCTGCGGTTGTGCACGTCCGGCGGGGCGCCGCTGCCGCCGCAGTGGTTGGACGAGTTCCGCACCGTCACCGGCCTGCCGATCTACGAGGGGTACGGGCTCACCGAGGCGGGCCCCGTGCTCACGATGAACCCGATCGGCAGTCCTCCGAAGCCCGGATCGGTCGGGCGTGCCCTGCCGGGCCTCGAGCTGCGCCTGGTCGACCGCGAGGGCCGTCCCATCGAGGAGGCCGTCGCCGCTCCCGACCCCGAGGACATCGACGAGGACATCTCCGACCCTGCGCACGACACCGGGCTGGTGGCGGTGCGCGGGCCCAACCTCTTCTCCGGCTACTGGCCCGACGGCACGGGCGGTCCGGACGCCGACGGCTGGTTCCGCACCGCCGACGTCGGCTTCCTCGACCACGACGGCGACCTGCACCTCGTCGACCGCTCGTCGGACCTCGTGATCGTCAACGGTTTCAACGTCTACCCCCGCGAGGTGGAGACGGTGCTCGCGGAGCTGTCCGCGGTGGCCGAGGCCGCAGTCGTCGGCGTACCCGACGAGAACAGCGGCGAGGCGGTCAAGGCCGTGCTGGTGCGCGCCGAGGGCGCGCAGCTGACGGAGGACGAGGTGCTCGTGCACTGCACGGAGCGGCTCGCCCGGTTCAAGGTGCCGTCGGTGATCGAGTTCACCGACGCGCTCCCACGCACCCCCACCGGCAAGGTGGCGCGCCGTCAACTGGCGGGGCGCTCGTGACGGCGCCCCGGGTCACCGTCTACACCCGCGCAGGCTGCGGCCTCTGCGCCGCGGCCGAGGCCGAGGTCGCGCGGATCTGCGCCGACGTCGGGGCGGGCTGGACAACCGTCGACGTCGACTCCGACCAGGATCTGCGTGCGGAGTACGGCGACCGGGTGCCCGTGATCGAGGTCGACGGCCGGGAGCACGGCTTCTGGCGGGTGGAGGAGGACCGCCTCCGCGCGGCGTTGGCCTGACGCTCCTGCCTCGCCGAGGTCGGGAGTGCCGCGCCGTCCCCGGATCGTCACATCCGTGGCGGTCGGGCGGGGCCAGACTTGTCCCGTGAGCATCACGGAGGCACCGGATCGGGCAGGCGAACCCGCCGCACCCACGATCCCGCGGGGGTGGGCCGCGCTCGTGGGGGTGCTGGCCGTCGCCGCGGCCGTCGCGGCAGGGCAGCTGGTGGCGGGCCTCCTCTCGCCGGCGTCGTCGCCGTACCTCGCCGTCGGCGACGCGGTGGTGCGCCTGTCCCCCCACTGGCTCGTCGAGTTCGCGAAGGCCGCCTTCGGCACCGCCGACAAGCCGGTGCTGCTGGCCGGGATGGCCGTGGTGATCGCGGGTCTCGCCGCGCTCGCGGGCATCGCGTCCCGCCGGCACCCGGGGCCGGGGATCGCGGTCGTGGTCGCGCTCGGCGTGCTCGGGCTGGGAGCGGTGATGTTCGAGCCGTCCTTCTCCCCGCTCGACATGCTCGCGCCGACGGTCTCGCTGGTGGTGGGCGTGGCGGTGCTCCGGTGGCTGCACGGCCTCGCGCTCGCCGCGGCGGACCGTCCCGGCGAAGCGGTGCGGCCGGCAGACGTGAGCCGTCGCGCGCTCCTCGTGCGGTCGGCGGCGGCCGTGGGCGTGGCCTCGTTCGCCGGTGGGGCCGTGGGGTCGTGGCTCGGCCGCGGCGCGGGGGACCTCAGAGGGCCGGTCACGGCACGGATCGCGGCGGCCCGGCTCACCGAGCGCGCCCCCGCGATCCCGGCCTCGGCCGCCTTCCCGGAAGCGGGCACACCCACCTTCCTGACGCCGAACGCCGACTTCTACCGCATCGACACGGCACTGCGGGTCCCGGCGCTGGCGGCCGAGGACTGGTCCTTGCGCATCCACGGGATGGTCGACGCGGAGCGCACCCTGACCTTCGACGACCTCCTCTCCCGGCCGCTCGTCGAACGCCCGGTCACGCTCACCTGCGTGTCCAACCCGGTCGGAGGTGACCTGATCTCCACCGCGACGTTCACGGGGGTCGACCTGCGCGACCTCCTCCTCGAGGTCGGCGTGCGGCCGGGCGCGGACCAGGCCTTCTCCACGAGCGTCGACGGCTGGTACACCGGCACGCCGGTGGACGTGCTGCTGGAACCGGGCCGTGGCGCGATGCTCGCGATCGGCATGAACGGGGAGGCGTTGCCGCTGGAGCACGGGTTCCCGGTGCGGATGGTCGTCCCCGGCCTGTACGGGTTCGTCTCGGCCACGAAGTGGGTCACCGGTCTGGAGCTCACGACGTTCGCCGCGAAGGACGGCTTCTGGCTGCAACGCGGGTGGGCGCAGCGGGCGCCGATCAAGACCCAGTCGCGCATCGACAGCCCGCGCGGGTTCGCCGAACTGCCTGCGGGCCGGGTCACGGTCGCGGGCATCGCCTGGTCCCAGCCGACGGGCATCGCGCGGGTCGAGGTGAGCATGGACGGCGGCCCGTGGCAGGACGCCGAGCTCGCCACCGAGGTCAGCGGCGACACGTGGCGGATGTGGCGCGCGGAGTTCGACGTCGCGCCCGGCGGCCACTCCGTGCGCAGCCGGGCCACCGCCGCCGACGGCGTCGTGCAGACCGCGACGGAGGCCGATCCCGTCCCGGACGGGGCGACCGGATGGCCCGACGTCGCGTTCTCGGTCCGCTGAGCAGCGGCGGCGCCGTTCGACGGCGCCGTTCGACGGAAGGGAACGGCCGATCGTCGATCGACCGCTGATCCGGGATCACGAGCACCTGCCGGCGCGGGAGGCTGCCGTGGAGGGAGACGGGCACCGGGCCGCCGACAGGGCCGGTGACCTCGGGTCCGATGGCAGCCGAAACGGCGTGACCGAGATCTCCGAGGTCCCGGCCATGGTGCAGATGGTGGCGGCCGCCACGGCCGGGCTCCCGATCCGTGGCCGCGACGAGCGGCAGTCGTGGGACGACCATCGGTCGAGTGCGGCACACCGGCCGCGTGTGCACGCCGACGTTCAAGATCGCAACTTTGTGCGTGCGTTCACAAGCGACTACCGTGTAATCCAGTCGCAGTCAACACCCGGACCCGGGGTATTCGGCTCGAATCCATCAGGCGAGGCGGTCCGCCGCCATCGCCGGCAGCACCGGGCACAGCAGCATCGAGGAGACGTGAGCGTGACGAAGCCGCCGCATGCCGGCTCCGCGGATCCGCCCGCCCCGCTGCGGTCGATCCCCGAGGCCAGCGTCGCCCGGCTCGCCGTCTACCTCCGCAAGCTCGGCGAGCTCGCGGAGGAGGGCGCCGACACGGTGTCCAGCGACGAGCTCGCCGCCGCCACCGGCGTCAACCCGGCGAAGCTGCGCAAGGACCTGTCCTACATCGGCTCCTACGGCATCCGCGGGGTCGGGTACGAGGTCGCGGCGCTGGTGCACCAGCTCGAGCGCACCCTCGGGCTCAACCACCGGCAGGCCGTCGCGCTCGTCGGCATCGGCAACCTCGGGCACGCGCTCGCCGGCTACGTCGGCTTCGGCGGGCGGGGCTTCCCCGTCACCGCGCTGTTCGACGTCGACCCCGATCTCGTCGGCATCCACATCAACGGCATCCTCGTCGAGCACGTCCGGGCGATCCCCGAGGTCTGCGCCGAACGCGGCGTCACCATCGGGATGATCGCCACACCCGCGCAGGCGGCGCAGGGCGTGTGCGACCTGTTCGTCGAGGCGGGCGTGCGCTGCATCCTCAACTTCGCCCCCGTCGTGCTGCAGGTGCCCGACGAGGTCGAGGTGCGCAAGGTCGACCTCGCCGTGGAGCTGCAGATCCTGGCGTTCCACGTGGCGCGCAAGCACGTGGCGGCCGCCGAGCAGGCCACGGCGGTCAACGGCCACCCCGTCAACGGGGCGGGGAGGTTGCTGTCATGACCGTGCTCGTCGTGGGTCTGTCGCACCGCAGCGCGCCGGTGCACGTGCTCGAACGCGCCGCCGTCGGGGCCACCGAGGTCCCGAAGCTGCTCGAGGAGCTGCTGCGCGGGCAGCACGTGTCGGAGGCCGTGCTGCTCTCCACGTGCAACCGCATCGAGGTCGTCGCGGTCGTCGACGCCTTCCACGGCGGCCTCGCCGACGTCTCGGCGGTGCTCGCGCGGCACGCCGGGATGTCGCTCACCGAGCTCACCGAGCACGTCTTCGTGCACTACGCGGGCTCGGCCGTGCAGCACCTGTTCGCGGTGGCCGCAGGCCTCGACTCGATGGTGGTCGGCGAGGCCCAGATCCTCGGCCAGCTGCGCACCGCGTACGCCACGGCCGACGAGGCCGGCACCGTCGGGCGCACCCTGCACGAGCTCGCGCAGCAGGCGCTGCGCGTCGGCAAGCGCGTGCACGCCAGCACCGGCATCGACACGGCGGGCGCCTCCGTCGTCTCCGAGTCGCTCGCCGACGCCGCCGGCCGGCTCGGCGGGGAGCTCGCCGGGCAGCGGGCCGTGATCGTCGGGGCGGGCGCCATGGGCGCGCTCGCGGCCGCCCACCTGCGGCGGGCCGGGGTCGCGGAGATCGTGGTGCTCAACCGGTCGGCCGAGCGGGCGGAGCGGCTGGCCGAGAACACCCGTGCGCAGGGCACGCCCGCGCGCACCGCCACGCTGGACGGGCTGGCCGCTGAGCTCGCCAGGGCCGACCTGATGGTGGCGTGCACCGGAGCCGTCGGCACCGTCGTCGAGCTCGACACGGTGGCCGAGGCGGTCGCGGAGCGGGCCGGACGGCGGCTCGCGGTCGTCGACCTGGGGCTGCCCCGCGACGTCGACGCGCGGGTGGCCGAGCTGCCGGGCGTCTCGGTGGTCGACCTGGCCGCACTGCAGCGCAGGCTGGCATCGGGGGAGCGGGGCGCCGCCGTCGCCGCCGCGCAGCAGCTGGTCGCCGAGGAGGCGCAGGCCTACCTCGCCGCGCAGCGCTCCGCCGAGGTCACGCCCACCGTCACCGCGCTGCGCAGGCGCGCGTCCGAGGTGATCGACGCCGAGCTGCTGCGGCTCGACTCGCGGCTGCCCGACCTCGAGCCCAAGGTGCGCGATGAGTTCGGTCGCAGCGTCCGCCGGGTCGTCGACAAGCTCCTGCACACCCCCACCGTGCAGGTGAAACGGCTGGCCGAGGGGCCCGACGGCGACAGCTACGCTGCGGCGCTGCGCGCGCTGTTCGAGCTCGACCCGCAGACCCCGGCTGCGGTGGCCATCCAGCGCAGCGGCGACGTGCTCGCCGCGCTGGAGGTCCGCACCGACTCGCACGAGGGGCAGGACGCATGAAGTTGCGTATCGGCACCCGGCCGAGCGCGCTCGCCATGGCCCAGACCGGGATCGTCGCCGATCGGCTGCGGGCCGCGGGCCACGAGTGCGAACTGGTCGAGGTCAGCACGTCCGGCGACCGCTCGTCGGCGCCGGTCGCGCAGCTGGGCGTCGGGGTGTTCGTGTCCGCACTGCGGGACGCGCTGGCGCGCGGCGAGGTCGACGTCGCCGTGCACTCCTACAAGGATCTGCCCACCGCGCCCGACCCGCGGCTGCGCCTCGCGGCCGTGCCCGCGCGGGAGGACCCCCGCGACGCGCTGGTGGCGCGCGACGGCATGGTGCTCGGTGAGCTCCCGCCCGGCGCGCGGGTCGGCACCGGCTCGCCGCGACGCATCGCGCAGCTCGATGCGCTGGGCCTGGGGCTCGACGTCGTCGCGATCCGCGGCAACGTCGACACCCGCGTCGGCAAGGTGCGTTCCGGCGAGCTCGACGGCGTGGTCGTCGCGGCCGCCGGGCTGTCCCGGCTGGGGCGCCTCGCCGAGGCCACCGAGCTGCTCGACCCGCTGCAGATGCTGCCCGCGCCCGCCCAGGGTGCGCTGGCGGTGGAGTGCCGGGCGCAGGACCTCGAGATCGGCAACGCCCTCGCCGCGGTCCTCGACGACCCGTTCACGCGGGCCGCGGTGGTCTCCGAGCGCGCGGTGCTGGCCACCCTCGAGGCCGGCTGCAGCGCGCCGGTCGGGGCGCTGGCGGACGTCGTCTCCGATCTGGACGACGACGGCAAGGTCGTCGACCGCCTCTCCCTGCGAGCGGTGGTCGGCACGATCGACGGGGCGTTGCTGCGCGCCTCCGTCACCGGAGACATGGACGACGCCGAGAAGCTCGGTGCGGCACTGGCCGCCGAGTT
This window harbors:
- a CDS encoding DUF5667 domain-containing protein — its product is MPAGQGKDAERFAAAVESGTPLGITDDADLARELEIVAMLRSRGTAFAPDAETKARAKQRLMAVLAAEQGGPRQAPRPAAAPPAVEAELTAPLGRLVERPDVDPAAETTLMEPVTADSTPDSDEDSGTVVEPIPLHSRRARRARHTLGRTKRPAPAGLRGRVVFVGAAAAAALLAIASGGVLVSSDALPGDTLYPVKRVAESAGLALAFDDASRARRHLEIAATRLSEVEQLARNSQTAPAPEVFTTAMDDFDTATSEGSQLLLSAAEQDQRGTAAEDLHKWASEQSERLTELEPELPAAADADESKELLERLLGQTASTDADTSRRTADESTDEPDTGNADEDTTSTPDKEDSSDTSKTDEPSRGSDKSTDRENPQLLPDLAPNTNKGEDEKTTGTESEDEDGKSSSESDSDDEGDGNVSVPLPLLPPVTLPPLLPGMPGITIG
- a CDS encoding HAD family hydrolase, with product MVGSATATDPAVRAGQAAAAAAVAAGDSGPADVPLTDLTAAAFFDVDNTMMVGASIFHFARGLAARKFFTTADLIGFAWQQLKFRIGGRETTYSTTTGRDTALSFVAGRPVAEITALGEEIYDELMADRIWAGTRALAQMHLDAGQRVWLVTATPVELALIIARRLGLTGALGTVAESVDGLYTGRLVGEILHGPAKAHAVRALAVTEGLDLRRCTAYSDSVNDVPMLSAVGTAVAVNPDSELRDIAKERGWQIRDFRTGRRAAKIGVPSVLGAGAIAGAVAAGLAARKR
- a CDS encoding NAD-dependent epimerase/dehydratase family protein — encoded protein: MPPSVVLVTGVSRFLGGHLAARLAQNPDIDRVLGVDTVPPPRDLLRRMGRAEFVRADIRNPLISKVISTASVDTVVHASLSANPGSSGGRVAMKEMNVIGTMQLLAACQKAPSVRRMVLKSTTAVYGSSPRDPALFDETMTPKDLPSGGYAKDAVEIEGYLRGFARRRPDVSVTTLRFSNFIGPRIDTVFTRYFALPAVPIVLGYDARVQLLHEEDGLAVLERAASEDIPGVFNVAADGVLLLSQAIRRAGRVPIPVPSPIVGPVGRLFRGARLVDFSPEQMRLLNFGRVVDNRRLRRQFGFTPRWTTVQAFDDYVRGRGLRPVVDPERFATLEQGVLAAARVLR
- a CDS encoding helix-turn-helix domain-containing protein — its product is MPSEPSEIHLSQVQFLTVAEVAAMMRVSKMTVYRLVHGGELPAARVGRSFRVPKSAVEEYLRSAYFDAG
- a CDS encoding putative quinol monooxygenase, translated to MLIIAGWLRVDPASRTDYLEGCAAVVEQARSAPGCLDFALSADLLDPGRINVHERWESDEQLRAFRGSGPDVGQAAQIRDAEVLRYRISATEPA
- a CDS encoding 30S ribosomal protein bS22; translated protein: MGSVIKKRRKRMSKKKHRKLLRRTRVQRRKLGK
- a CDS encoding lysophospholipid acyltransferase family protein, which codes for MSEARVIPLRADDRRRTWSDADEVPPVTESEDAGPPPWEEALAESLAFLRRRLEGDYAVDEFGFDADLTEHVILPALRPLYRSWFRVETIGMDHVPDVGGALVVANHSGTLPLDSLMTAVALHDDHPSQRHLRMLGADLMFRLPVVGALARKQGSTLACTPDAERLMSSGELVGVWPEGFKGIGKPFRDRYKLQRFGRGGFVSAAMRCGVPIIPCAIVGAEEIYPKIGDVKPLARLFNAPYFPITPLFPLFGPLGLVPLPSKWYIEFGEPIRTDSIDPAEADDPMTVFNLTDQVRETIQHTLYRLLSQRRSAFFG
- a CDS encoding sigma-70 family RNA polymerase sigma factor encodes the protein MPPTTAPRVGPPGPAARTGAPRPPLPLPRRHSPGESAPPAGDAAGRQHDATPAPHEETGGAWALVKAAQEGDMVAFGDLFDRYYDVVFRYVLFRTGDRTLAEDLTQETFVRALRRISSVSYQGRDIGAWFVTIARNLIFDHVKSSRYRLEQTTSEIVELSPSTGGPEQAVLDGATNDELLRCVRKLNPDQQECIQLRFLQGLSVAETAEIMDRNEGAVKALQHRAVRRLAQLLPEGLR